The sequence below is a genomic window from Eleginops maclovinus isolate JMC-PN-2008 ecotype Puerto Natales chromosome 20, JC_Emac_rtc_rv5, whole genome shotgun sequence.
TCTAACCGAGaaaaataagatatattttaaGACTGACAGCTTTGAAATATCAGGCTTACATAATGCTTCAGTTACACTCAAGATAAAGCGTCCCTTTCTGCCTAGCATGTCACATGCTGTAGATATTGTCTTAAGATATGCTTTACTGCTGAGACACAAATTAAAtcaggcaacaaaaaaaacaagcgcaatagatttttctttctccatgaGTCAAAGTTTGGCATGCTCTGCGCAAATGTCATTGTTCTTTTTGGGTTTCTGgtctggggtgtgtgtgtgtgtgtgtgtgtgtgtgtgtgtgtgtgtgtgtgtgtgtgtgtgtgtgtgtgtgtgtgtgtgtgtgtgtgtgtgtgtgtgtgtgtgtgtgtgtgtgtgtgtgtgtgtgtgtgtgtgtgtgtgtgtgtgcgcggtACTGGGTGTGCTAGTAATTCCTTCTAATCATCATCAAACAGAGGAAAACGCCAGCTGTTGTTAGGAACAACGGAGTCGCAGTGCTCAGCCCCATCTCTGCCTGCGCCGAGGAGCTGGCACGCTGACCAGAGAGAGGGGCAGctgtggaggggaggggggcagctgtttgtttttgtaaagactACAACGTGTGTGAGTCAGATCACAGCCAAACTAGGTCCGAatccacacacagaaaaaagtaTGACAGTATTTAGATTTAAAAgtcataaataatatatttaatttctgACACATTAGAcacgttttaaaatgtaaacatgttttctccAAATGTCCTGCTGCAAATATGAAAATACCATGGACATGTAGTTCAATTGTCTTCAGACTTTCCCCACTAGAGGGCAGTAGAGTAATTTAATCTAATTTTACAGCGTGATCAGGTGAAGAGCTAATGACTGCAACAAATCTTTTtatcttcaaaaataaaactacaaataaatcatttggttgaagttgtatttgtattatttgatggtctttttatttgtgattgCACTGATTTAAGCATGTTGAACTGGTGGTTTACCCTCCTAAAGGCATGAAGACAAGAGCGAATATGTAAAGAAAGTTTAAACACTGTTTGAATTTAACATGCAAGTCTAATGAAACAAATGCAATCTCACTTGTTTTTCCCTGGAAAATGTTATACCACATTGTGTTGTGGTTCAAGGTTATGTAAGAAAAAAAGCCTCATTCCCGTCTGACACATCTACGGTGTGTATCTCTCGGTGTATCTCAGTGTGTCAGGGCAGAATAATCTGTATTGGATTTAAAAGAGGTTGACACTTCTGACACAACCAAACTGTGTTTTATTAGTCTAGTAAATCCTGTCATTTCAGCGAGCAAAGAAAGCAAAAGGACCTTGACTAAAGAATCCTTAGTTGATGAAAACTAATAAGTGTCTTGGAATTAAGTTGTTTGGCTGGAGTAAAGCATTAAGAATCAAGCAGCAGCTCAGAGAAGCCTGCATTTGCTTACACTCATTCTATAAAtcacatgaaaaatgtttgttgGTTAATCTGTTCCAGTTGTGATTGTAAACTGGATTTATGAAAGACCGACAAGATACAACTTCCATGAACACTACAGACTTCAAAAAATGTACAGCACACGGTCACGTCTGAAaactactgtactgtactgttgCATAATTCGCTGGCATTTAAATATACGAGTCAGTGTTCAGTtttttagaaacacacacactcacacacacacacacacacacacacacacacacacacacacacacacacacacacacacacacacacacacacacacacacacacacacacacacacacacacacacacacacacacacacacacacacacacacacacacacacacacacacacacacacacacacacacacacacacacacacacacacacacacacacacacacacacacacacacacacacacacacacaccgcacttTGGTAATCCTGTTGCCATATAAATTTACTGAGGAATTATAATCAGCTGCCCATAGAGGGGATCTCAGTGTCATAAATCAAATCATCAGCAGGGCTTTAAAGTCCTGATTCCGCGAGAGTCAAAGAACAGTTCGGCAAGTTTTACTATTTCCCAAAAACTGTCAACAGAGAGTATTGGCACACCCAAGGCAAGGCAAGGTAAAGTGGtagtgcaacagaaacacattcaaatggatataaattaattgcatttaaatatattgtgtcCCTAAACAGTTCAGTGCTTTATAAAGCAGCAGTGGTTGAAGTTGAAGTCCATAGGATATCTGGCCATAGGATATTTTACGTTATTATTAACATTGCCGACTGAATCTGAGCACTGACTTTAGTTTGTGCCTCTCTGGCACCATaatcattttctcagttttatttttgtttgattgaaTAAAGTTGTGACACATTCAATCGTTGGTTTGTTCAATACACTTAGTGCTTGGACCATAGAACAGGTCTTTATTGGACTGGTCTCAGTCTGCCGCTTAGATAAAAACTCAAAACTGCTTTATCACTTAGAAATGTAACTATCTATGTGACCAAATTTCCAACTTGGCTTTTACGTTTGTGCCACTGCTGTCCAAGCTTAATCATTAAATCTCTAGTCCACAAATTATTTTGTGGACACAAATTATTTTGTGGACTAATGTAAGAACTTCTTGTCCTTGCATTAGTGAACTCAGCACTTTTTCCTAAGCCCTGCATCCTGTCTTCAGCATCACGGCCGATCTCAGCGAAGGaatggaaaggaaaaacaactcTGGAATAcacaaatgattaaaacaaGGGATTTAAAAGTGGTCGTATTGTGTAGTTgatatagttaaaaaaaaaaaagaaagaagatgtttacagtatatattttcaCAATTTAAGTCAATTGGAAAAAAGTATGACTGACACTGCTGTagtagtaccaccgtttggccactacaaaaATTTACTTCCACTTCTACAGCCTTCCGCACACTTCCTGGGGGATTGGTACACAAACCTTTAGCGTGCACGCATACAGTATGAAAGCTCGGACCCAGAATCAAAGAGTGGCAGCCTCACATGGTGCTGCAATTTGTCTATGTTTAGTTGTTGGCCTTAGCTAAATGCATAGTGGAAACTGCATTCCTGCCTTAAAACCACAGCTTAGCATTGTCTGCAGCCATTATCCTAATCAGACCAACGGGGGCCTGGAGTCTCAGAGGTGGTGGGGGGCAGTGCATGTCTCCAACATCACGTTAAGAAGCCAAATAAACTTTCAGAAATCCTCTATAGCCACAAGACAAGCCGTTTGGCTACAGCAGCTTGAAGTTTGCTACAAAATTGGATAAAAAACAAGTCTAACGTCTCAGCTATCTGTTGAGGTTTAACAAAGCTGGTGTATGACAGCAGAGAAGATCCTTTAAATATATCACAAGAGGAAAACAGATTAACAACTGACTGCAAACTGCTGGTGTGAAAGTGGACAAGAACGCTGTTTATCGCGCCTTGGCACACAGAAAAGTTCTCACACATTATTATAAGAAAGCAGCGATCGATGATCTGTCAACACAACATGACCATCACATTTACTGTTATCCTGAGACCACCCCCTCTCattagtgtgtatttgtgtgtgtttctatttagGTCTCTTTGTGATAGAGGCGGGATAGAGGGCAGCAGGAGATAAATATTCGGGTACGTTCTTCTCTCCATCACTTTGTGCCTGTCTGCATCCACTGCAACAACATAGAAAGGTAAGAAAGGCCTATGCTTCATCAATTTACTCGATTACTTCTGTGTGATTATTTACCTACAGTCAGGGATATTGGTAGAGATTGTTTGATCAAAGATGggattttataaatgaaattgtatatttaaaaataaatggaatcaAAAGTATATCAAATAATCTGGACAACAATCAAACTACATTTTGGGTGGCAACTGATGGTTATTTACGTCCTCAACAGATCTAATGGTTAGAAATGCAAATACACATCCAATAAGTTCCCAGAAACTTTGGTGAGAAATGTTTTGGGATATTTCGGTTGACCCACAGTCCAAAAATCCAGGattcagtttaatttaatttgccCTTTTTGGATGTAGAAATGTTTGGGCcagtcttgttttgtttataacttCTATATATACCAGTCTATAGTCTATATCTGTGTCTTTATCCAGTGGGACAGGGGGTGTAAGCAGGAAATGTAATTTGGATTATCTTCCGTTCTTGGGCTGTGCATGCTTCTCCCCATCTGCCCTCGCTCTCTGGCAGACGTCTGTGCTATCAACACTGAGAGGTGACAAATGATTTGGTCCAGAAGGCCTTTCTACGAAttagataataaaacaatgccTGATaaacgacaaaaaaaaaaggttggccAAGTGGAAAGAAATGTCCTTTAGTaacttaaaatataatacatttaagtgTTAAAGGATAATAAAAGCAATGGAGTaacaattaacaaaataaaagctttaaatagATCAATGTCTCTTCATGAACACTCTATTTTTTCCAGTATTATAACACTACAAAGCCAACTGAATTTGAATGTATAGTGGAGCTAAAAGGGAAACCATAGTTAAGACCCTTTGGGCCACTCGACCCAGTGGTCCCCCCACTTCAGAGgcaaaaacttttatttttgtcttccAGGGGGAATTGAGATACCCAAGATGCCTGAAAAAGCGTAAGTATTGTGTTAATCTGTTATTGTTTCCATTTCCAAATCAGAGTATCAGTTTCATACATCACATCGATGCATCCATAAAAGCACATGAAGTATAATATGGAAATGACCACGTTTTTTGTATCTGCAATGGCATgaattttacatttcttctgtCTATTTTGTCCTTTCTTTATTGTCGATCCACAGACCAGAGGTAAGTTTGCCATGACACTTCCCACTAAGAAGTCAAATAAATCACATGTTAAGATTATCACTTTATTGCTCGCCACTATAAAGTtacactgtatttaaaaactgtttaaatctTTTTGCAGAGGAAATCAAAAATCTCAGCTTCTCGCAGGCTAATGCTGAAGGTAAGTCCTCCGTCCATTTTGCCCAGAATGCATTTTCACAGtaaatcaaaactaaatatGATGATTCATGATATTTCAGAGTTTGATGGCTGCCACGGCCAAGGAGGCGCTGGAGCAGGAGTTGGAAGAAAAGGAGAATGAGAAGAAGAAGTACCTGGAAGATAAAACTCCTCCCTTACATACCAGCTGTATGTCGATAGCAGAGTTAAAGGTAGAATTGCCACAGAGTATAATATTTGCAAGCTTAGACTATAGAATATTGTTGCTTAATCTGCTGATGAATTCAATattaattttctcttgtttgtatgtctttttttaggCATTATGTGAAGAGCTGCATGCCAAAATTGACGTGGTGGACGAGGAGCGATATGATATTGAAGCCAAAGTCTTGCACAACACCAGAGAGGTAACTGAACATTATTTAAGAAAGATAACAATGAACAGCTCCTTATGATTGCTTAACCAACAAAAAAGACATCACAAAGCTTTCACAGCATTCTGATATGGTCAAACGTATGTCAGAACACCAAgaaagtttagtttttttgttcgAATGTAAAAGTTGAATATCTCTCACTGTCTGTGGCAAGATACCTAAATTAAATTACTCTTTATGagtggtggaagaaatattcagatcactcacttcagtaaaagtagagaTAAAATAAgccattacaagtaaaagtcctgaattgcAAATGTAGTTAGGCtacagtattacattttttcccaGTTTTACATTATCACTATACTGTAATACTATAGTATTCTGTTTTTCTAATTAACAAACTAATGTAAGAGCATATTATGTTGTAGTTGGTGACCACATGGGACCCTTTTTGGATACTTTGTAACATGCAACATAGTAGTACAGTAATGCATCGACTCATATTAGCATcgcatgtgtttttatatgtaaaaagtAAGTGTTACTGAAGTAAGGAATAccatatttccctctgaaatgtagtggtaATAGAAGCATTAAAGAAAACCTTTTATGATTTTGGAGTGTTAtttttcctgtagagtgttatataagtttgtgtgcatgtaaatggtttgcaaagccTACAGTAAAATCCcgaagttccctccagagtgtgtctctctccaacacacttcctccccctccttagtttacttccataacatagtgacatcaatatctAACACTCAAGCtactattggctagtgctccaacaacATCAAAGTGATAAGCTAaagagcgggacatctctaagcggttgtccaataacaacagagctagctaaccaatcagagcagactggttgacagagggtgaaaagaggggctgcagcactgGCAGTATGagggaaaataaagacattttttgaacattaaagcatggaagaTATCACAGTAGAGCCACAAAATAcgaatataaacctgaaaatgagcatgatgtgtcctctttaaatggaaataatcaaAAGATGTCAAAATACTGTGTAAAAtgcttgtgtaaatgtactttgttacacTCGACACTACTCTCTACTTTCTctgcagattaaagacctgaatATCAAGGTAGTGGACCTGCGAGGGAAGTTTAAGAGACCAAGCCTGAGGAGGGTGAGGGTTTCTGCTGACGCCATCCTGCGCTCCCTACTGGGTTCAAAACACAAAGTCTCTCTGGATCTGCGAGCAAATCTTAAGTCAGTCAAGAAGGAAGACACAGAAAAGGTGGGTTAGGAGAAATTGCAGAGAAAGTAGAGGAGATCATTTTAGCCAAGGGACAACATCCTTATTTATTGACATGGCTAACAATGTGCTGAGATATTTTccaaaaagaaattaaaaaccaCAGGTGTAAGGGTCAGGATATcatattgtgtaaaataaagattGTTATATGTCAAAAGGGTTTGTTTTATGGAGAGGCTGTGCCCTAATAGAGGTttcattaatcaaaatgtgCAGAACAACATCCCAAAAGGGAAAGATTTTACAAAAgactctgtgtttttctctgtgtagGAGAAAACGGTGGAGGTGAGCGACTGGAGGAAGAATGTGGAGGCCATGTCGGGCATGGAGGGCCGCAAGAAGATGTTTGATGCAGCAATGGGCCAAAACCAGTAAATGGCTGTCAGTGAAAGAAACAGCTGGCCCCAAAGAATCCATACAGCAcaacacattaatgcataaaCTTAGAGGACTTCACAGGTCTACAGGCAATCTTATATATTCAattcatttctgtgtgttttgttgcattatcactgaaataaatacaccaCATGCAGTTTAACTTTTCGTGTCTATCTGTTGCTCTACATTCTTAAAGACACACAGTTTTGCATCAACCAGCTGTTGTGATGAAATGTCAATaagatgtttgttgttctggTTAGTTTGTGTGGGACTGCCTGTCCtctacagacaaacacacatgtgatGGGAGATTCCTACAATTATTACCAAAGACATAATTTAAAAGTTGCCAAAACTGCAATCAGGGAAGAGTCAAGGAAGACgcacatttaacaaaatataagaCTCAACATAAACAACCTTTACCATTACTCAAATAAAGAGCAAGCATTGATTACAATGCAAATCAAGTAGATGGACAGCAGCATATATGCATACATGCAAAACATCAACCAGCAGGACAGACATTTAAACGTTTGCTAAACTAGCATAAGCTGTACACACCTGCTCTAGCCTGGGGGAAGTTACGCAGTCTTACCTGGCTTGTCGGCGGAGAATAAATCCTTTATGAAGAGTATCTCTGCAGCCCAGGACAGCATTAAACTCCAGCTTGGACCAAACTTTATGGCTATAACTAGCCTTCACTTACACACATTTCTTCTGAAACTGCATGTTAGCTTCTTAATGAAAATGCTAGTTTCCAAGCGTAGCATGCCGCTACACAAGAGCCCGCGTCACTGTGAGGGGTGCGTTTGATTATTAAGTATGAAGGTATCACCTGCCCTATGCACTCTGAATACTATAGCTGCAATAAAATACTATAACTGCAAGTCTTTACTACGTTAACACAATAAACAGTTGTAGTTTTGACTAACTTTTACGGTATCTTTTGGAATCAAAATAAGGTGGGTTGGGGTGAATTTGAGCTCTTTGAGGTGCAATCCTGGAGgctaaatgtacatttatgttAACATTACTTTTAggtgaaatgtttatttttattttttaaacataaactaATAATGTTAATACATATAACCGGGCTTAAAACCTAtggcgattattttttcaaaattaacCAAAAATCAACCTAAAAGGGTGAAAGTGCTTGTTTTGTTCCCTGAACATCCCAAACCCCAGTGTATAAAATGGCATGTCTATGTGAGTTTAAGGTGCCTTTAGTAGGCTACtaattaatattaatgtatCAATAGTACACTTTTGGTTATTTTAGTAGGCTACCATATGCTGGTTTTACAAAAGATGACGGAAAGTGCATGCAGAAACCTTGATTTCCCCCAGGTGTCAGTATCAGCTCAGTTTAGTAGGAAAAGGATTTCCAACCAACAGGTTTCAACAATTTAAGATAACAACGTGAATAAAGGTACTGTTTGGGTCTTATTGCTTGTGCTGCTAATTGAAAAGAGATTACAATGAGTCTGAAGATCCCTGTCAGGACTGGAGCCATGTCAGGGTTAACCAGTATTATAAGGCCTTAAgtgctttctgtttgtttaaattGACTCCAGGCCAGACGGGTGGAGTTTGCAACAAAATAATCTGGGGGAGAAGGtttatttaatcaaaagaaAGTATAACTTAATACTGTGATTAACTGAGTTGTGCTCCATTCAATGATTAGTAAAGTAACACAACATGTAATCAAACACACACCGTTTTTCATGAAGGGCTATTATTAATGGATAGAATATCATGTTGTAGGGCTTTGCTGCCTATCTTATGAATGACTTCTCTGTGgggtatttttattttcctgtgctGTGAGTCATCTGTTCAGTATGTCGGTCTCACTTGCATTGCAaacatgtcaaaacaaaaacaaaaaaaataggtCAGTTGGCTATTTGTGCTCAAACAACTGTAAGGAAAGGAACCTATATgtgaacaacatttgaaaaaaatgttttcgtTTAAGTGTACGTATTCACACCTTGGTATACTTGTAAATACCAGTGTGCAtagtaaaaattaaaaatgtactgtTAGCCCAGACATAATTTATCTCAAAAGACAATAGAATTCAATCTTAAAGACTTAATGATTtcaagacaacacacacatttacaataataatagGAATCAAAGTTGCAAGCAGTGGTGAACGGGCCCTCACACATAATCTTTTTAGATAAGGTTCACCCTTTTGTCCGGAACTAACTTTGGAGGGTATTGTCCTTGACTTGCGTTTTAGTTAAAGTTGcacatcaaatgaaaaatgtccGTCTCCCTGTTGGGTTTATGATGTGCGATTAGCTTGCACTGATTATGAGACCCCAAAAATATCACACTTCTCACAAGTCCTGACAAGTGTGCAATAAATCTCGAGGATTTAAGCATGCTAAGGCCATTTATCAATTTCAATAGGTCCTTCGCCCTGACTCTGTTGGGCGTTGGGCCTTATTCTTATCATTATATAGTCTATATCAAGATTCAGATCTAtgcttttgtttcttattttcttaaacacatttcaaataaaatgctaaACTTGTGAAATTATTGGGGGTTCCCTTGGGTGttgcaataaataataaatgaatgaatagcTCAAAACATCACTGTTAGCGATTTAGTCAAAAGATAAATCTGCGGCACACGTTTTTCCTTCCTGTAATATGTAGTATTTGGGGATGAATAATACTAAACTATTAAAATTGATATACAATAAGAATTATGTAAAAATTCCAATATGTAAACCCTTGACATTTTTAAACGTCCTATCAGTGCTATTGAATTGACTATCTCATCTTAGAACATTGGTGACAGTTTGGAAAATGTTCAAATACTTGACTCAAGCTATCTTTGTACAGAGAACAGTAACACTGCTTCTTGCTTCTGAAGACTTGACTGGTTTGACTTGACCTTTATTAGTCCCCATGAGACTTCAAAATAGCTGCAAACAATCTGGAAACAAAGCCCgatggaggtggaggggaaCTCTGTTCAATCAGTGTTACATTTTGGCTCACGAGAGACATCTGGTGAGTCATACTGTCACCGCGGCTGTGGGGTCAGATGTAATATTAACAGCATACACTGGGAGTATCAAAACACTTGGCATCGTCATAGAGGGTGTTGTTGATAGAACACCAATGCATGTGAGGGCAGAGATCCAAGATTAAAGGCGAGGCGCAGGAGACAGTACTGGTAAAGGGCGTTTTCTTTTTATCATCTCCTTGGCAACCTCCTATGGGAATATTGCACAAAATTATGAGATGGACTACTTTCTGCAtggaataaatcaataaatcataaGCCTTGTGTGTGGCAGGAACCACACATTCAGTATTTTGTATTGACTAATAACTCAATATACTCTTATGATATCCTTTCTGTTGAATAAATGTCAGTTTAAGATGCTTTTGTGAAATAAACCTGTAATTTATCTGTAGAATCATAAAAAGTTGTGCTGTC
It includes:
- the LOC134882759 gene encoding troponin I, slow skeletal muscle-like, with the translated sequence MLKSLMAATAKEALEQELEEKENEKKKYLEDKTPPLHTSCMSIAELKALCEELHAKIDVVDEERYDIEAKVLHNTREIKDLNIKVVDLRGKFKRPSLRRVRVSADAILRSLLGSKHKVSLDLRANLKSVKKEDTEKEKTVEVSDWRKNVEAMSGMEGRKKMFDAAMGQNQ